A genomic segment from Glycine soja cultivar W05 chromosome 20, ASM419377v2, whole genome shotgun sequence encodes:
- the LOC114402590 gene encoding cytochrome c6, chloroplastic-like isoform X4 — protein sequence MKIASLISGCNDYTHLLSIKEHVMREEKPIPTTRKSEVKFLKSLTPLVAAFLVLSPICSIPVSSAQTVDIQRGTTLFRQACIGCHDAGGNIIQPVRATLFTKDLQRNEVDTEEAIYRVTYYGKARMPGFGKECMPRGQCTFGARLEDEDIKTLAEFVKLQADQGWPSIETKEE from the exons ATGAAAATTGCTTCCTTGATTTCTGGTTGCAATGACTACACTCACCTCCTCTCTATTAAG GAGCATGTGATGAGGGAAGAGAAGCCAATTCCTACTACAAGGAAGAGTGAAGTGAAGTTTCTCAAGAGCTTGACTCCTCTTGTGGCTGCTTTTCTAGTCTTATCTCCAATTTGCAGCATTCCAG TTTCAAGTGCTCAAACCGTAGATATTCAGAGAGGAACCACGTTGTTTCGTCAAGCTTGTATTGGATGCCATGATGCAGGTGGAAACATAATACAACCGGTGA GGGCAACTCTATTTACAAAGGATTTACAGAG AAATGAAGTTGATACAGAAGAAGCAATCTATCGTGTCACATACTATGGCAAAGCACGAATGCCA GGCTTTGGTAAAGAGTGCATGCCACGGGGTCAGTGCACATTTGGAGCTCGTTTGGAAGATGAAGATATCAAGACATTGGCCGAGTTTGTCAAGTTACAGGCTGATCAAGGGTGGCCAAGTATAGAGACTAAAGAAGAATGA
- the LOC114402590 gene encoding cytochrome c6, chloroplastic-like isoform X3 produces MKIASLISGCNDYTHLLSIKEHVMREEKPIPTTRKSEVKFLKSLTPLVAAFLVLSPICSIPVSSAQTVDIQRGTTLFRQACIGCHDAGGNIIQPGFGKECMPRGQCTFGARLEDEDIKTLAEFVKLQADQGWPSIETKEE; encoded by the exons ATGAAAATTGCTTCCTTGATTTCTGGTTGCAATGACTACACTCACCTCCTCTCTATTAAG GAGCATGTGATGAGGGAAGAGAAGCCAATTCCTACTACAAGGAAGAGTGAAGTGAAGTTTCTCAAGAGCTTGACTCCTCTTGTGGCTGCTTTTCTAGTCTTATCTCCAATTTGCAGCATTCCAG TTTCAAGTGCTCAAACCGTAGATATTCAGAGAGGAACCACGTTGTTTCGTCAAGCTTGTATTGGATGCCATGATGCAGGTGGAAACATAATACAACCG GGCTTTGGTAAAGAGTGCATGCCACGGGGTCAGTGCACATTTGGAGCTCGTTTGGAAGATGAAGATATCAAGACATTGGCCGAGTTTGTCAAGTTACAGGCTGATCAAGGGTGGCCAAGTATAGAGACTAAAGAAGAATGA
- the LOC114402590 gene encoding cytochrome c6, chloroplastic-like isoform X1, which translates to MKIASLISGCNDYTHLLSIKEHVMREEKPIPTTRKSEVKFLKSLTPLVAAFLVLSPICSIPVSSAQTVDIQRGTTLFRQACIGCHDAGGNIIQPGQLYLQRIYREMKLIQKKQSIVSHTMAKHECQALVKSACHGVSAHLELVWKMKISRHWPSLSSYRLIKGGQV; encoded by the exons ATGAAAATTGCTTCCTTGATTTCTGGTTGCAATGACTACACTCACCTCCTCTCTATTAAG GAGCATGTGATGAGGGAAGAGAAGCCAATTCCTACTACAAGGAAGAGTGAAGTGAAGTTTCTCAAGAGCTTGACTCCTCTTGTGGCTGCTTTTCTAGTCTTATCTCCAATTTGCAGCATTCCAG TTTCAAGTGCTCAAACCGTAGATATTCAGAGAGGAACCACGTTGTTTCGTCAAGCTTGTATTGGATGCCATGATGCAGGTGGAAACATAATACAACCG GGGCAACTCTATTTACAAAGGATTTACAGAG AAATGAAGTTGATACAGAAGAAGCAATCTATCGTGTCACATACTATGGCAAAGCACGAATGCCA GGCTTTGGTAAAGAGTGCATGCCACGGGGTCAGTGCACATTTGGAGCTCGTTTGGAAGATGAAGATATCAAGACATTGGCCGAGTTTGTCAAGTTACAGGCTGATCAAGGGTGGCCAAGTATAG
- the LOC114402590 gene encoding uncharacterized protein LOC114402590 isoform X2, with protein MREEKPIPTTRKSEVKFLKSLTPLVAAFLVLSPICSIPVSSAQTVDIQRGTTLFRQACIGCHDAGGNIIQPGQLYLQRIYREMKLIQKKQSIVSHTMAKHECQALVKSACHGVSAHLELVWKMKISRHWPSLSSYRLIKGGQV; from the exons ATGAGGGAAGAGAAGCCAATTCCTACTACAAGGAAGAGTGAAGTGAAGTTTCTCAAGAGCTTGACTCCTCTTGTGGCTGCTTTTCTAGTCTTATCTCCAATTTGCAGCATTCCAG TTTCAAGTGCTCAAACCGTAGATATTCAGAGAGGAACCACGTTGTTTCGTCAAGCTTGTATTGGATGCCATGATGCAGGTGGAAACATAATACAACCG GGGCAACTCTATTTACAAAGGATTTACAGAG AAATGAAGTTGATACAGAAGAAGCAATCTATCGTGTCACATACTATGGCAAAGCACGAATGCCA GGCTTTGGTAAAGAGTGCATGCCACGGGGTCAGTGCACATTTGGAGCTCGTTTGGAAGATGAAGATATCAAGACATTGGCCGAGTTTGTCAAGTTACAGGCTGATCAAGGGTGGCCAAGTATAG
- the LOC114401169 gene encoding lecithin-cholesterol acyltransferase-like 4 isoform X1, producing MAILLGEILQSLELWLKLIKNPQPQPYVNPNLDPVLLVPGVGGSMLHAVDESEGSRERVWVRFLNAEYTLKTKLWSRYDPSTGKTESMDPNSRIMVPEDRHGLHAIDILDPDLMLGSDSVYYFHDMIVEMRKWGFEEGKTLFGFGYDFRQSNRLQETMDRLAAKLESIYNAAGGKKINIITHSMGGLLVKCFMCLQSDIFEKYVKNWVAICAPFQGAPGTINSTFLNGMSFVEGWEQNFYISKWSMHQLLIECPSIYELMGCPNSHWKHIPALELWRERHDSDGKSHIVLESYPPCDSIKVLEQALVNNTVNYNGEDLPLPFNFEILKWANKTWEILSSAKLPSQVKFYNIYGTSLETPHSVCFGSGDKPVTDLQQLRYFQAKYVCVDGDGTVPIESAKADGLNAEARVGVPGEHQGILREPHVFRLLKHWLKAGEPDPFYNPVNDYVILPTAFEMERHKEKGVEVASLKEEWEIISKVQDDQSSTADKVCSISVSQEGANQSYSEAHATVIVHPDSEGKQHVQLNALAVSVDAS from the exons ATGGCGATCTTGCTGGGCGAAATTCTTCAATCGCTGGAGCTGTGGCTGAAGCTGATCAAGAACCCGCAGCCTCAGCCCTACGTGAACCCTAATCTGGACCCCGTTTTGCTGGTGCCCGGTGTCGGAGGCTCCATGCTGCACGCCGTTGACGAATCCGAAGGAAGCCGAGAACGCGTCTGGGTTCGCTTCCTCAACGCCGAGTACACGCTCAAGACCAAGCTTTGGTCGCGTTACGATCCTTCCACCG GAAAAACCGAGTCCATGGATCCAAATTCAAGAATTATGGTTCCTGAAGATAGGCATGGACTCCATGCAATTGATATTTTGGACCCTGACTTG ATGTTGGGAAGTGATTCTGtgtattatttccatgacatgatCGTTGAAATGCGTAAGTGGGGGTTTGAAGAGGGAAAGACGCTTTTTGGTTTTGGATATGATTTTCGCCAAAGCAACAG GTTGCAGGAAACAATGGATCGGTTGGCTGCAAAGTTAGAATCAATTTATAATGCTGCAGGAGGgaagaaaataaacattataaCTCATTCTATGGGCGGTCTTTTGGTGAAATGTTTCATGTGCCTGCAAAGCGAT ATTTTTGAGAAATATGTTAAGAATTGGGTTGCAATTTGTGCGCCATTCCAGG GTGCACCAGGAACCATCAATTCTACCTTTTTAAATGGAATGTCATTTGTGGAAGGATGGGAACAAAACTTTTATATTTCCAAATGGAGCATGCACCAGTTG CTGATTGAATGCCCATCAATATATGAACTTATGGGTTGTCCTAATTCTCATTGGAAACATATTCCTGCTCTGGAATTGTGGCGTGAGAGACATGATTCTGATGGGAAATCACATATTGTTCTGGAGTCATATCCACCATGTGATAGCATCAAGGTTTTGGAGCAAGCTCTTGTAAATAACACA GTTAATTATAATGGCGAGGATTTGCCCCTGCCTTTCAACTTTGAGATCCTGAAATGGGCAAACAAAACATGGGAGATTCTGTCTTCTGCCAAACTTCCCTCGCAAGTTAAATTTTACAACATTTATGGGACCAGTCTTGAGACACCTCATAGTGTTTG CTTTGGAAGTGGGGACAAGCCTGTCACAGATCTGCAACAGTTACGTTATTTCCAG GCCAAATACGTATGTGTTGATGGAGATGGAACAGTTCCTATAGAATCAGCGAAG GCTGATGGTCTCAATGCGGAGGCAAGGGTTGGCGTGCCCGGTGAACATCAGGGTATTCTTCGCGAGCCTCACGTATTTCGGCTTCTCAAGCACTGGCTGAAGGCTGGAGAACCCGATCCCTTTTACAATCCGGTCAATGATTATGTGATTCTACCTACTGCTTTTGAAATGGAGAGGCATAAAGAGAAGGGTGTAGAAGTAGCATCCCTTAAAGAGGAATGGGAAATTATTTCCAAAGTCCAAGATGACCAAAGCAGCACAGCAGATAAAGTGTGTTCCATATCAGTTTCACAAGAAGGAGCCAATCAATCTTATTCTGAGGCTCATGCTACTGTCATTGTTCACCCAGACAGCGAGGGTAAACAACACGTTCAACTGAATGCTTTGGCTGTTTCAGTTGATGCCTCATGA
- the LOC114401169 gene encoding lecithin-cholesterol acyltransferase-like 4 isoform X2 — translation MDPNSRIMVPEDRHGLHAIDILDPDLMLGSDSVYYFHDMIVEMRKWGFEEGKTLFGFGYDFRQSNRLQETMDRLAAKLESIYNAAGGKKINIITHSMGGLLVKCFMCLQSDIFEKYVKNWVAICAPFQGAPGTINSTFLNGMSFVEGWEQNFYISKWSMHQLLIECPSIYELMGCPNSHWKHIPALELWRERHDSDGKSHIVLESYPPCDSIKVLEQALVNNTVNYNGEDLPLPFNFEILKWANKTWEILSSAKLPSQVKFYNIYGTSLETPHSVCFGSGDKPVTDLQQLRYFQAKYVCVDGDGTVPIESAKADGLNAEARVGVPGEHQGILREPHVFRLLKHWLKAGEPDPFYNPVNDYVILPTAFEMERHKEKGVEVASLKEEWEIISKVQDDQSSTADKVCSISVSQEGANQSYSEAHATVIVHPDSEGKQHVQLNALAVSVDAS, via the exons ATGGATCCAAATTCAAGAATTATGGTTCCTGAAGATAGGCATGGACTCCATGCAATTGATATTTTGGACCCTGACTTG ATGTTGGGAAGTGATTCTGtgtattatttccatgacatgatCGTTGAAATGCGTAAGTGGGGGTTTGAAGAGGGAAAGACGCTTTTTGGTTTTGGATATGATTTTCGCCAAAGCAACAG GTTGCAGGAAACAATGGATCGGTTGGCTGCAAAGTTAGAATCAATTTATAATGCTGCAGGAGGgaagaaaataaacattataaCTCATTCTATGGGCGGTCTTTTGGTGAAATGTTTCATGTGCCTGCAAAGCGAT ATTTTTGAGAAATATGTTAAGAATTGGGTTGCAATTTGTGCGCCATTCCAGG GTGCACCAGGAACCATCAATTCTACCTTTTTAAATGGAATGTCATTTGTGGAAGGATGGGAACAAAACTTTTATATTTCCAAATGGAGCATGCACCAGTTG CTGATTGAATGCCCATCAATATATGAACTTATGGGTTGTCCTAATTCTCATTGGAAACATATTCCTGCTCTGGAATTGTGGCGTGAGAGACATGATTCTGATGGGAAATCACATATTGTTCTGGAGTCATATCCACCATGTGATAGCATCAAGGTTTTGGAGCAAGCTCTTGTAAATAACACA GTTAATTATAATGGCGAGGATTTGCCCCTGCCTTTCAACTTTGAGATCCTGAAATGGGCAAACAAAACATGGGAGATTCTGTCTTCTGCCAAACTTCCCTCGCAAGTTAAATTTTACAACATTTATGGGACCAGTCTTGAGACACCTCATAGTGTTTG CTTTGGAAGTGGGGACAAGCCTGTCACAGATCTGCAACAGTTACGTTATTTCCAG GCCAAATACGTATGTGTTGATGGAGATGGAACAGTTCCTATAGAATCAGCGAAG GCTGATGGTCTCAATGCGGAGGCAAGGGTTGGCGTGCCCGGTGAACATCAGGGTATTCTTCGCGAGCCTCACGTATTTCGGCTTCTCAAGCACTGGCTGAAGGCTGGAGAACCCGATCCCTTTTACAATCCGGTCAATGATTATGTGATTCTACCTACTGCTTTTGAAATGGAGAGGCATAAAGAGAAGGGTGTAGAAGTAGCATCCCTTAAAGAGGAATGGGAAATTATTTCCAAAGTCCAAGATGACCAAAGCAGCACAGCAGATAAAGTGTGTTCCATATCAGTTTCACAAGAAGGAGCCAATCAATCTTATTCTGAGGCTCATGCTACTGTCATTGTTCACCCAGACAGCGAGGGTAAACAACACGTTCAACTGAATGCTTTGGCTGTTTCAGTTGATGCCTCATGA
- the LOC114401171 gene encoding uncharacterized protein LOC114401171: MGASQSQEELQSQQQFQQHQHPNELTRRESLLLSPAASNNTKQFSNSTKVVDNVTAANSTNTNCFMLNARALSITWAENPDYWTWVQDKDESGTMIELPNLKMVCWLEVHGKFDTRKLSLGILYQVSFIVMLKDSAQGWEVPINVRLVLPGGKKQQHKENLNEKLRECWIEIPVGEFVASEKDVGNLEISMYEYEGGKWKTGLIIQGIAIKPKNETNQSQHHQQPHELTRRESWLMSPAGNSKYFKNSTKAIDNVTSASNTNSFMVYARSLSITWAENPNYWKWVQHKEASGTMTELAKLKMVCWLEVHGKFDARKLLPGIPYQVLFIVMLKDSAQGWEVPINFRLVLPGGKKQEHKENLNKKLRESWIHIPVGEFVASEKDVGNIEISMYEYEGGMWKTGLIIQGIVIKPKN, translated from the exons atgggggcTTCACAATCACAGGAAGAGCTACAATCACAACAACAGTTTCAACAACACCAACACCCAAATGAACTCACCAGAAGGGAATCATTGTTGTTGTCTCCTGCAGCTAGTAACAACACAAAACAATTCAGCAACAGCACAAAGGTAGTAGATAATGTCACAGCTGCCAACAGCACCAACACCAACTGTTTCATGTTGAATGCGAGAGCACTCTCAATCACCTGGGCAGAAAATCCAGACTATTGGACATGGGTACAGGATAAAGATGAAAG TGGCACGATGATAGAGTTACCTAATCTGAAAATGGTTTGCTGGCTAGAAGTGCATGGGAAATTTGACACTAGAAAACTTTCACTAGGAATTCTATATCAAGTGTCATTTATTGTAATGTTGAAAGATTCAGCTCAAGGGTGGGAAGTTCCAATAAATGTTAGACTTGTCCTTCCTGGAGGAAAGAAACAACAACACAAGGAAAATTTAAACGAGAAATTAAGGGAGTGTTGGATAGAGATTCCAGTGGGAGAGTTTGTGGCATCTGAAAAAGATGTTGGCAACCTAGAGATATCTATGTATGAATATGAAGGTGGCAAGTGGAAGACAGGGCTTATAATCCAAGGCATTGCCATCAAACCAAAGAATGAGACTAATCAATCACAACACCACCAACAACCACATGAACTCACTAGAAGGGAATCATGGTTGATGTCTCCTGCAGGTAACTCAAAATACTTCAAGAATAGCACAAAGGCAATAGATAATGTCACAAGTGCCAGCAACACCAATTCTTTCATGGTGTATGCAAGATCACTCTCAATCACTTGGGCAGAAAATCCAAACTATTGGAAATGGGTACAACATAAAGAAGCAAG TGGCACGATGACAGAGTTAGCTAAACTTAAAATGGTTTGCTGGCTAGAAGTGCATGGGAAATTTGACGCTAGAAAGCTTTTACCAGGAATTCCATATCAAGTGTTGTTTATTGTAATGTTGAAAGATTCAGCTCAAGGATGGGAAGTTCCAATAAATTTTAGACTTGTCCTTCCTGGAGGAAAAAAACAAGAACACAAGGAGAATTTAAACAAGAAGTTAAGGGAGAGTTGGATACATATTCCAGTGGGAGAGTTTGTGGCATCTGAAAAAGATGTTGGCAACATAGAGATCTCTATGTATGAATATGAAGGTGGCATGTGGAAGACAGGGCTTATAATCCAAGGCATTGTCATCAAACCAAAGAACTAA
- the LOC114401571 gene encoding protein PHLOEM PROTEIN 2-LIKE A2-like isoform X1, giving the protein MAQLPAIPTVSCCMREHSQSHGEKLQNIGYGFSRKKQGVHLFPTEIYIYIYIYIKTLQTLESIRNASNSGTIIELAKLKKVCWLEVRGKFDIRKLLPGILYQVSFLIMLEDSSEGWEVPINVRLVLPGGKRQQHKVNLNEKLRENWMEILVGEFVASEKDGGEMDISMYEYEGGMWKSGLVIQGVVIKPKN; this is encoded by the exons ATGGCTCAGCTTCCGGCAATACCAACTGTTTCATGCTGTATGCGAGAGCACTCTCAATCACATGGGGAGAAACTCCAGAATATTGGATATGGGTTCAGCAGAAAGAAGCAAG gAGTGCATTTGTTCCCgactgaaatatatatatatatatatatatatataaagacatTACAGACCTTGGAAAGCATAAGGAATGCCTCGAACAG TGGCACAATAATAGAGTTGGCTAAACTAAAAAAAGTTTGCTGGCTAGAAGTGCGTGGGAAATTTGACATTAGAAAGCTTTTACCAGGAATTCTATATCAAGTGTCATTTCTAATAATGTTGGAAGATTCATCTGAAGGTTGGGAAGTTCCAATAAATGTTAGACTTGTCCTTCCTGGAGGAAAGAGACAACAGCACAAGGTAAATTTAAACGAGAAGTTAAGGGAGAATTGGATGGAGATTCTAGTAGGTGAGTTTGTGGCATCTGAAAAAGATGGTGGTGAGATGGATATCTCTATGTATGAATATGAAGGTGGCATGTGGAAGAGTGGGCTAGTCATCCAAGGTGTTGTCATCAAACCAAAGAACTAA
- the LOC114401571 gene encoding protein PHLOEM PROTEIN 2-LIKE A1-like isoform X2: MGGCLSSKPKAVDNGSASGNTNCFMLYARALSITWGETPEYWIWVQQKEASGTIIELAKLKKVCWLEVRGKFDIRKLLPGILYQVSFLIMLEDSSEGWEVPINVRLVLPGGKRQQHKVNLNEKLRENWMEILVGEFVASEKDGGEMDISMYEYEGGMWKSGLVIQGVVIKPKN; encoded by the exons ATGGGAGGTTGTCTATCATCGAAGCCTAAGGCAGTAGATAATGGCTCAGCTTCCGGCAATACCAACTGTTTCATGCTGTATGCGAGAGCACTCTCAATCACATGGGGAGAAACTCCAGAATATTGGATATGGGTTCAGCAGAAAGAAGCAAG TGGCACAATAATAGAGTTGGCTAAACTAAAAAAAGTTTGCTGGCTAGAAGTGCGTGGGAAATTTGACATTAGAAAGCTTTTACCAGGAATTCTATATCAAGTGTCATTTCTAATAATGTTGGAAGATTCATCTGAAGGTTGGGAAGTTCCAATAAATGTTAGACTTGTCCTTCCTGGAGGAAAGAGACAACAGCACAAGGTAAATTTAAACGAGAAGTTAAGGGAGAATTGGATGGAGATTCTAGTAGGTGAGTTTGTGGCATCTGAAAAAGATGGTGGTGAGATGGATATCTCTATGTATGAATATGAAGGTGGCATGTGGAAGAGTGGGCTAGTCATCCAAGGTGTTGTCATCAAACCAAAGAACTAA
- the LOC114401371 gene encoding uncharacterized protein LOC114401371 — MKLEKHAKIYMEDGYVRKMSDGVDVEVDMDNDVRIDEDIHKDYGQEIGKIVDCSKTFITTKVHHQTQHLQVQHHQLQHIREFHKSLAPHLQLQVFNVYVHMQ, encoded by the exons ATGAAGTTAGAGAAACATGCAAAG atttatatGGAAGATGGTTATGTGAGGAAGATGTCTGATGGAGTGGATGTGGAGGTTGACATGGATAATGACGTTAGAATAGACGAAGATATTCATAAAGATTATGGACAAGAAATTGGAAAAATTGTTGATTGTAGCAAAACATTCATAACTACAAag GTCCACCACCAAACACAACATCTTCAGGTGCAACATCATCAACTGCAACATATTCGAGAGTTTCATAAATCTCTTGCTCCTCATCTACAATTGCAAGTCTTTAACGTCTACGTACATATGCAGTAG
- the LOC114402747 gene encoding protein PHLOEM PROTEIN 2-LIKE A1-like produces the protein MGGCLPSKPNPEDNGSASSSTNRFMLYARALSITWGDTPEYWTWVQQKEEASGTIVELAKLKSVCWLEVHGKFDTRKLSAGILYQVFFLIMLEESSQGWEVPINVRFVLPGGKRQQHKVNLNEKSRESWLEILVGEFVASKKDVGEMKISLYEYGGMWKTGLVIQGVVIKPKN, from the exons ATGGGAGGGTGTCTACCATCCAAGCCAAATCCAGAAGATAATGGTTCAGCTTCCAGCAGCACAAATCGTTTCATGCTGTATGCGAGAGCACTTTCAATCACATGGGGAGACACTCCAGAATATTGGACATGGGTACAGCAGAAAGAAGAAGCAAG TGGCACGATAGTAGAGTTGGCTAAGTTGAAAAGTGTTTGCTGGCTAGAAGTGCATGGGAAATTTGACACTAGAAAGCTTTCAGCAGGAATTCTATATCAAGTGTTCTTTCTAATAATGTTGGAAGAATCATCTCAAGGGTGGGAAGTTCCAATAAATGTTAGATTTGTCCTTCCTGGAGGAAAGAGACAACAACATAAAGTAAATTTAAACGAGAAGTCAAGGGAGAGTTGGTTGGAGATTTTAGTAGGTGAGTTTGTGGCATCTAAAAAAGATGTTGGCGAGATGAAAATTTCTTTGTATGAATATGGTGGCATGTGGAAGACTGGGCTTGTCATCCAAGGTGTAGTCATTAAACCAAAGAACTAG
- the LOC114403554 gene encoding uncharacterized protein LOC114403554, with amino-acid sequence MVLKVTRLCPWKSWDRLLKNKEKVEKHINFAIFISRTSWVQRRWKNTLRLQFLSQKLHGFRLVNTNALIFGGVLPLFCFLHEYRFCVEEQIVIFFRRWKNTLKLRFLSQKLHGFIEGGRRH; translated from the exons ATGGTGCTGAAGGTTACGAGGCTTTGCCCATGGAAGAGTTGGGATAGGCTACTAAAGAATAAAG AGAAGGTGGAAAAACACATTAACTTTGCAATTTTTATCTCAAGAACTTCATGGGTTCAG AGAAGATGGAAAAACACATTAAGGTTgcaatttttatctcaaaaacttCATGGGTTCAGGTTGGTAAACACAAATGCTTTAATTTTTGGGGGTGTtctgcctttattttgttttctacatgAGTATAGGTTTTGTGTTGAAGAacaaattgtcatttttttc AGAAGGTGGAAAAACACATTAAAGTtgcgatttttatctcaaaagcTTCATGGGTTCAT AGAAGGTGGAAGAAGACACTGA
- the LOC114403051 gene encoding mitochondrial-processing peptidase subunit alpha-like, whose product MDLAARELITSASLGQVTQVQLDRAKVSTKSAVLMNLESRDIRRELGMEIIEEHTVMKYSKVNKKCEKCGHGEATYYTR is encoded by the exons ATGGATTTAGCAGCCAGAGAATTAATAACAAGTGCATCACTAGGACAAG TTACACAGGTACAGCTTGACCGTGCCAAGGTATCCACGAAGTCTGCAGTTCTAATGAATTTAGAGTCCAGA GATATCAGAAGAGAGCTTGGAATGGAAATAATTGAGGAACATACGGTGATGAAATATTCTAAG GTCAACAAGAAATGTGAAAAATGTGGCCATGGGGAAGCTACCTATTATACTAGATAG